Below is a window of Camelina sativa cultivar DH55 chromosome 11, Cs, whole genome shotgun sequence DNA.
aactctctttatatttgtctcttcatcactaactaacaagttcgttgaaacaaattttccattatATGttgataattgaatatattctataatctagctaaaattttagaaatgattatagcaatagagaaaaaTACAACTTAGTATTGAATTTAcagttgtttttatttatcttaaatttccgttcaaaaaatataataacaatatgaataaatgAGAACAACAGTTGCGAATTTTCGTAGTATCTTTTTGTAAAAAGttcattttatttgttctttttaaaaaactcaaacagttgtgtctttcactatattttattcatattttttcatcacaattgttttgttctaataggtgtgtctattaaaatagtcatatcttttgaactctatatatttgtcttttcatcaataacttACAAGTCATTGttctttgaaacaaatttttcattttatgttaaatctaaataatttgaatattaatatctaatatttaatgttattctataatctaactaaaattttagaaatgattatagtaatatagaaatttaataaaacttaatatgaaatttacagttgcgtctattaaatgtaacttttcgttaaaaactattttaatatttaaaatttattttattttgttcttaagagttgtgtattttaattttatttttttgttgatactgtttcactcattattaaatatatttttaattatagttctttcatagaaaattacattactcaATATaacattagttcaatattctcaataAGGATcactttttataatatatatatttttttcattttagctctttaccataatttttcataaaaatatcttatatttacaatactttaaacaatctgttttgcaaagttgcgtctattctatataatattttttgttataagtttttattttgatgattgtgtttttagtaacagtttatgtattcaaaatattctattacattcaaataatttcataatgtataattttaaatttaattttttttctaaaatatttttcccATGACATCGcggggtctgagtcctagttaactttaattttgatcatatttaatttatcaatttttatttttttattttatttggtcgTTATGTTGTTCGTTTGACTGTCGCTGGATCCAGCGACTATTTTCAGCGACTGATCGCCCATGATCGCTGAAAATTTTAGCGACTAAAAATTACGGTCGCTAATCGCTGGCGAAAGTTGCTGCGACTGGTCGCTGAACCAGCGACGGACAAACAAACAACTTTATGTTACTGCCGCTGGTTTTGGTCGCTGGCGACAGGCAAACGAACATGCCCATTTACTTTGCtaatgaatatgaatatatgattgTATAGCTGAACTAAGAAATGAGACTACTTGCTAATGAATATGaatatacgtttttttttaatgttaagaaATTGATTATCAAAAAGCTATGTATTTTGGCTACAGACGAGTTTTACTGGTGCCTGCCTCGACCCCAGCCTACAGGCCTAGTACAACTTATCTACATTATTATTTGAAAGGATTTAAACATAATACTAATACTGTATGAAACTTAGCCTGCGgtgaaaaaatgttttttctctctcgtgGCGATCGCGAAGGCGATTCACGATTCCATAACCGCCGAGGACAAATTGATTCGATTTCTCTTTATGAGAGTGTTTTTCCGACATTACAGACTGTTTTCGGTTTGGATTTTGACGGTTATTCTCTGCGACAGATAACTGTTAGCAGTTATGTATCCCCGATTTTATCGAGGGATAACTGTGAAAGAAAACCGCCGTGGacttttttctataaatacgGTGGAACTGTGTCGTTCATCGGTAACATCCaaaccccccccccctcttGTCCGTAATACTCAAACACTATCTGTGTCTCCCACGATGAGTGATAATGTACGGAAGTCCTTACAAAACCTTGATTTGGGGATCAATGATGCCCCAATTGTTCTGCCGTCTGAGTTATGTGATTGTCTGCGCTGTGAATCCGAAGAAGCAAAACTTAAGGGCGATTGTTGATCAAATGCCGAAGATTTGGGGTTTCGCCAATGGGTGTCGTGGAAGGATTCTGGGTGAGGGCAAAGCACTCTTTGTTTTCAAGACAGAGGAGGCACTGAACTTAGTCCTTTGTCGTGGTCCCTGGACGTTTAACGACTGGATGCTTACGGTTCATCGCTGGTACCCCAACATCTCTGAGGCGGAAACAAAAGTGATTCCTTTTTGGATCCAGGTAAGAGGAATACCAATTCAATTTCTCAACACAGCCATGGTTAACTATATAGGGAATCAACTGGGTCATGTTGCAAGTGTggattttgatgaaaatgctAATTTAGTTGAGTTTTTGAGAATCTGTGTGAATTGGAATGTTGATACTCCACTAAGGTTCCAAAGAAACTTCCAATTTGGAGGCAATGATGACAACAACATCTGAAGTTTAAATATGAAAGACTCCGCAATTTCTGCTCTAAGTGTGGTGCTCTTACACACGATGGCAAAGAGTGTCCTCTGTCCTTTGACAATGACGCCAATGATGATGAAAACGATGGTGATGATGGCTATGATCCGGATGATTACGATCACCATGATGGTCGGGCTTACCAGAACCCTAATGACCCGGACTCTGACACTAACACGCTTCAAACCATTGCACCAGATGGTGAGATCCCGGGAGTTGGTCCTGCGAAGGCTAACCGTGAATTCATTATCTCTAAATCTGATGATGATTCCTCTCCAAGTGTTTTTGAGGACACGGAACTGACGGCTGAAAGACTTCGCTACATATACACAAAGTATGCAAAGGGGAAAGAAGTGATGACCCTGTCATTTCCACCACAGGGTTACACACATAAGCGAACTAGAGATGACATGGAACCGTACTACTAATGTCGTGAAGTGAAAGAAGACCTGATGGCACTTAACCAGCTCAATAAGAAATCTCGGCTGGAGTCTGCAGGTTCCTGCAGTGGTACTGCTTTGGACGGAGGCGCGGGGGGGGCCCGGTACCCCCATTGTTTCCCCCATGAGAGTCGTTtcctggaactgtcagggcatctGCTCGCCCTTAACACAATCTCGTTTAATATATCTATGTCGTATTTTAAAACCACAACTGTTGTTTTTGTGTGAAACTCTTAATAAGTGTTCAGTAGTATGTAATTTTGCTTCTGTTTTAGGATACTCTAATGTAATAACACAACCCCCTCAGGGTAGGAGTGGAGGTTTAGCACTGATGTGGGCAACCGATGTCTCCTTATCATCTATGTATCAAGATGAAAGGATTATTGATGTACACATTGAACATAATAATATTACCTTTTATTTTTCGGGTGTGTATGGGCATCCTGATCCAAGTCAAAGACATATATTTTGGGATCACTTAGAAAGTATCAGTGAAACTAGATGTGGAGCCTGGATGTTAgctggagattttaatgaaatccTCAACAATGAGGAGAAAATTGGAGGTCCTCCTAGAGAAGAGTGGACCTTTCGAAGATTCAGAACTATGCTGGCAATTTGTGACCTATCTGATTTGAGATCAAGAGGGGACAGACTCTCATGGGTGGGTGAAAGACGAAACCAAACTATAAAGTCTGCGGCTTTTCCTACTGCAGAAACAGAGTTCTTGGAGTTTAATGGCTTTGATCATAAGCCGTTACTGACTAACCTTAATCCTACAATCTATGGTCCCCATAAACCATTTCGATTTGACAAACGCCTCACAAACATAAcagattttgataaaatagttGAACAAGGATGGAACTCTTGTAAAAACCAAGACTGTTACAATATTTGTGACCAAATAACACGATGTCGTCAAGCTATGGCAAAAGGAAAGCATTCTGCCAATATAAATGCTGCCAAACGAATAGATCATTTTCAAGCGGCCTTAAATAAAGCAATGACAAGTCTAAATCCAGCAGAGAGGAGCCACATACCAAGATTGCAGAGGAAACTAAATTCGGCATATAGAGATGAAGAATATTATTGGAAAAACAAAAGTCGAAACCAATGGCTCACTCTTGGTGATCGGAACACTGCATATTTTCATGCTAGTACCAAGACTAGATATGCCAAAAACCATATCAAAACAATTCAGGATGATATGCAAAATATCCATCAAGGTGACCATGAAATTGGTTCCCATGCACAACAATACTTCACCAAAGTTTATACATCTAGTCATATTCCTGTATCTCCAATAGACTTTGGCGACTTTCCTTCCATGGTAACTTCAGAGATAAATGCAGAGCTAACGAAAGAGTTCACTAGTGATGAAATTTATGCTGCTTTATCTTCCATTGGGGATGACAAAGCCCCAGGGCCAGATGGACTCACAGCTCGATTTTACAAACACTACTGGAGCATTATTGGAACGGATATAGTGACAGAGGTCAAAGAATTCTTTGCCACTTCCTACATGAAGACAGGTCTGAACCACACCAATATCTGCATGATAGCTAAAAAACCAGACCCGGTTACACTTGCTGATTATAGACCGATAGCTTTGTGTAATGTGATATACAAAATCATTTCAAAGTGCTTAGTGAATAGATTAAAACAACATCTTGACTCTATAGTTTCTGATTCACAAGCTGCTTTTATACCTAGTCGGTTAATAACGGACAATGTATTGATCGCACATGAGGTTATGCATTCTTTGAAATCAAGAAAGAGGGTTTCACAAAACTATATGGCAATTAACACTGATGTCACAAAAGCCAATGATCGAGTAGAATGGAAGTTCCTTGAAGTTACGCTGCACTTATTTGGATTTAATGATCAGTGGATATCGTGGATAATGGCTTCAGTTCGATCAGTTAGCTATTCTATTCTAGTAAATGGATCACCACACGGCTTGACTATCCCTGAGAGAGGAATCAGACAGGGGGATCCCCTTTCCCCTTATCTCTTCATTCTCTGTGCAGACATTATGAGTCATTTAATATGAACTAGAGTACAATGTGGTGATATAAAAGGAATAAAAGTTGGAAATGAAGTTCCGGCTGTTAGTCACCTGCAATTTGCAGACGATTCTTTGTTCTTCTGTCAAGCAAACACTAGAAATTGCAGAGCCATTAAAGAGGCTTTTGAGGTGTATGAATACTATTCTGGACAGATGATAAATAAAAGCAAACCACTGATTACATTTGGAGCACGCGTACATGGTCCTACTCAAGAACGTCTTAAGAGAATCCTAGATATACCAAACCAAGGCAGCGGAGGAAAGTATCTTGGATTACCAGAATAATTTGGTCGGAAAAAGGCAGAAATGTTTAGTTATATTGTAGACAATGTACGGCAAAGAACATCATCCTGGAGCACCAAAAGACTCTCTCAAGCTGGCAAAGAAATAATGCTCAAATCTGTAGCTTTATCAATGCTTGTATACTCAATGTCGTGTTTCAAATTCCCTATGAGTGTGATAACAGAGATAGACGAAGTCCTTCAAAAATTTTGGTGGGAGAAGAGTAATAGTGAAAGGGGCATTTCATGGGTTGCCTGGCAAAGATTACAATACTCTAAATCAGAAGGGAGTTTAGGATTCAAAAACTTATCCAAATTTAATGATGCCCTTCTTGCCAAGCAAGTGTGACGTTTGATACAATATCCAGAGTCCAAATTTGCAAGAATAATGAAGGCAAGGTATTATCCTGACACTCACATCCTTGACGCCAAGAAAAGACCATACCAATCTTACGGATGGGCTTCAATTTAAGAGGGCCTTAAGATAATCAAAGAAGGCTACAGACACCTAACTGGCGATGGTACATCAATACGGGTGAATATTGATAATGTTCTACCTACAACACCTCCTCAGCCTATTCACAGTATCACTACTGATAATGATCTAGTGGTCAAAGGCTTGCTTGCAAATACAGGTTCTTACCGTTTTTGGAATGATGATAAACTTTTAACTCATATCCAACAGGAGGAACATGATCAGATCAGATCTTTATATTTACCACGGGTTACACAACTAGACAGAATTGTTTGGCATTACACTAGCTCGGGTGAATATACAGTACGATCAGGCTATTGGCTAAGTATGCAGAACCATCTACAATTGGATCTTCCACCAATACCACATGGCTTTGTAATTTTAAAACGCAGGATTTGGAAACTCAATATTCTTTCCAAAGCACTACCATCAATAACTAGACTGAACACACGAGGAAAAAATATTGACCCAATATGTCCAAGATGTTTTCAAGATGATAACACAATTAAACACATTTTATTCCAATGCAGATATGCGAGACTAATCTGGGGACAAGCTAATGTGCCAATAGATATTCTTTTGGATATGAATTCTGACTGTGAATCAATTTTAACAGCTTTCTTGGATTTGGATTATACGGAAGATGTCAATACTACAGCTCAGTTACTACCTCTCTGGTTACTCTGGCACATTTGGAAGTCaagaaataaatttgtttttgaaagcATTACAGAGCATCCGAGGAACCTAATACAGAGAGCACAAAATGTTCAGAATTGGGTTACCAACAACCCTCAAAATTCTCCAAGAACTACAGACCAATTGGAGGAAACAATCAAATGGAGAAGACCTGTGGATACTTTAGTTAAATGTAACTATGATGCAGGTTACGATCAACTCTCAAATCAAGCCACTGGTGGTTGGATCATACGAAATAAGGATGGGATATCACAAGGATGGGGATCCAAAAGACTTGGAATCACAAGAACACCACTTGAAGCTGAAGCAAAAGCACTCTTAATGGCTCTCCAACATTCCTGGATTAGAGGCTTTACTTCTGTTTGTTTGGAAGGAGATAGtcaattattatataagatactCACCTTCAATCATATAGAAATCTCACTAGATGGGATAATTCAGGATATTAGAGTTTGGGCATCGTACTTCACAActcttgttttcagttttacAAAAAGAGATGGTAATCATGTAGCTCATCTTCTAGCACAATATCGGTGCCTCAATTGTAATTTCTACTTTGACTGTTTTAATCCTCCAAGCTGGCTCTACAAacaattgtattttgattatcaacattcatcatcaatataatttcttttcgacgaaaaaaaaaaaactaatactgtatgaacagaagaaaaaaaaaagctttatgCCTTTCGATTTCCATATCTAGTTTTGTGACAATTAGAAAGTTTCCGAGAAAAAGCAATTGCTGTTTAAATTGGTAAGAAACAAACAGATGtttaaacactaaaacaaagCTACAATCTTTAAGGCAAAATGAAGCAGAGGAGTTTCTTATaaattctctgttttgtcctcttgAGCTTTCTTGTTGCCTCTGTTTCAGCACAAACATGCATACAGAACCGTAAGAATTTCATACCCAACGGTACATACGATTCAAATCGCCGTctcatcctctcttctcttccttccaTAACGCGTCTCAAGATGGTTTCTACTACGGTTCGATTGGAGAAGAGCCAAATAGAGTCTACGCATTAGGGATGTGCATCCCAAGATCAACTCCAAGTGACTGTTCTGATTGTCTAAAGGGCGCCGCAGACGATCGGGCCAATCCCAAGACTACAGACAATAGTAAGTCCTTGCAAATTTATGATTGAGAGTTCTGATAAAAGACTCTGTCCAAAGGTTCAAAGATTATAATGTTATAAGTTTTTAATTCTCCAGGCAGCGGAAATATGTCAACGAAAACTATTGTAGCAATTGTTGTGGTTGGGGTAGTCATCCTTAGCATTATCTTGGGACTTATTGCTCGCCCGTTTGCTCGGAAGGGAAAATCATATCAAGAAGTTGAACTTAATCAAAGTGAGTGTTGTTCACTTTTTTAAATTTGGCCTCTTATCTTTTAGCAAATATAGTCAATGGAATCTAATTAAGACCATTTATTACAACTGTAGCTGGTATTACATCTGTACGCTCTCTGCAATACAAATTTAGCACGATTGAAGCtgcaacaaataatttttcagAGAGCAAAAAACTTGGTCAAGGCGGATTTGGAGATGTTTTCAAGGTATCATTTCTTTAGCTACTTGTTTATTTGCTTCCCTTGCCTATTACTTGGAGTAAAAGCAAGCTGGTATATCATCTTATTGATGTTATTTGTAGGGTATGTTGCCTGATGGAAAAGAAATTGCAGTCAAGAGGTTGTCAAGAACATCAGTGCAAAGTAAGAAAGAGTTCAAGAATGAGGTTGTTCTTGTAGCGAAACTTCAGCATAGAAATCTTGTTAAGCTTCTCGGTTTTTCCgtcaaaggagaagaaagagtcATAGTCTACGAGTTTTTGCCTAACAGAAGTCTGGACTACATCCTCTTtggtaagaaaataaacaaatgattgggttatatatattctcctaaaccctaattcttgaTCTCATTGTATAATGGGTCTATATGAGATGTGCAGACCCTAAAAAGCAAGGCGAGTTAGACTGGGAAAAGCGGTACAAGATCATTGGAGGGATTGCTAGAGGGATTctatatcttcatcaagattcacaACCCACAATCATACATCGTGACCTCAAAGCGGCTAATATTCTCTTGGACGCTCATATGAACCCGAAAGTTGCAGATTTTGGGACGGCAAGGATCTTTGGGATGGACCAAAGTGTAGCTAACACAGAGAATCCAGCTGGAACTCTATAAAATACTCTTATTACCCTTGATGGCTTATGAACTtaagtttcaagaatcttttCTTGACCAAATGTACAATTAATCTTGCAGGGGTTACATGCCCCCAGAATATAGGGACCAAGGACAATTCTCAATGAAATCTGATGTGTATAGCTACGGAGTCTTAGTTCTTGAGATTATATGTGGCAAGAGGAACACAAGCTTCTCATCTCCGGTTCATAATTTTGTCACATATGTGAGTACCTAAAAAGAACAGTATAAATCTTATGATCCTATCTAACTAGGTCTGGAGGAGGAGAAACAAGATGTATCCACATTGCCCTCCAGAGAATTACATTAACCTTGTGGACCAAGCAATGTGGATACATCTTGTTTCCGGTGACCAGATTTCTCCTATCTAACTATGGTTGTTATAACTTAACCTTGTGGACCAAGCAATTGCAGAGaattataaaagtaaagaa
It encodes the following:
- the LOC104727811 gene encoding cysteine-rich receptor-like protein kinase 13, yielding MCIPRSTPSDCSDCLKGAADDRANPKTTDNSSGNMSTKTIVAIVVVGVVILSIILGLIARPFARKGKSYQEVELNQTGITSVRSLQYKFSTIEAATNNFSESKKLGQGGFGDVFKGMLPDGKEIAVKRLSRTSVQSKKEFKNEVVLVAKLQHRNLVKLLGFSVKGEERVIVYEFLPNRSLDYILFDPKKQGELDWEKRYKIIGGIARGILYLHQDSQPTIIHRDLKAANILLDAHMNPKVADFGTARIFGMDQSVANTENPAGTRGYMPPEYRDQGQFSMKSDVYSYGVLVLEIICGKRNTSFSSPVHNFVTYVST